A segment of the Fusarium musae strain F31 chromosome 2, whole genome shotgun sequence genome:
GACCCCTACGGAGTAGTTATGCACATTTTTTCCCTCTCCGGAGTGACGTAAAGGTGCCTCCGTTACGCTAAGGGAGATGGAAGGGATTTAGACGAAGAGGATGCAAAATAACCTGCTCAGTTGTTAAGCGTAACAGGCAATAGTGCCAGCCACTCTTTTCTGTCGCTTCTCCAGAGCTCAGTTAGCCTGTGGATGCGCTGCAGACTGctgagcagcttgagctcATGGAGTTTAGCTCTTGTTTCCGAATATTTGTGCCTAACGTTATGGAGTTTGTGGAGTTGCTGACTTGACTCGGGATCTGAGATAAGGCCCcatagattttactttaacAGATTCATGCCAAGTCGTAGATCCCTTGTCCCGGCCGGACATTGCAGCGTAATCCATCGGATTTTAGCGCCACAAACTCTGAATTCCCTCCATCTTTTGCTGTAGCATTGCAGCATACGCCTAAAACCCGGGTACCTGAACCGGTCGACGCGTATAAGAGTCGTCTCCGGGCTTTGTCGGATACTTCCAGTATTGCAAGAGAGTAGGACTGTTTACGCCGTAAGAGTCACAGTAACTTGCTCTGCTCTCTGAGAACTGTTTCTGAAATGAGAACATTGATGgatgaatggatgaatggatggatggatgtttTGTATTGGTAATCACAGCGAGCAAACGGCTTGCCAAGACCGTTGTGGAACGTTGATTTACGCTACCAATGCAATGCACATAAGCACAGAGCCTCCCCCAACGTTATCAGTTAATAATGTGAGAGAAGAGGGACATTGTAGGGGTCCTCCACCTGAGCTGCTAGAGCTTTCCAATACCCACATTCACCCTCCGGGGACCTGTCTCTGATTACAAAGTCAACTTTGATTCGGACCCTTTTCACATGCTAAAGATAGCTCATCCGTCAGTATTAGGTTGAGTCGGCCGAACGCTCGTTGCAGCAGCAGACAAGGGCATGTCACAAACGTGGTAGGTAGCGCTGCTCCCCAAACATTAAGTGCCAACTTGCAGATGGTGATTGCTCAAGGCTGTGATCATACCAGGTCCTTATGGTACTCTTAGGATAGACTGTCCGAATCttccatcttggccatcaGTTTGCCTTTGGCGGAGTTAATAAGATGAATACGATTATGAATATATAAGTTCTTTAGTAAGAATGCACTCGTTACCGACATAACCAATGAAAGCGACGATGCCGACATGCTTACACCATGTTCCAAACGGTAAGAAGGCCTCAAAATTGTTGAGTTGGTTCACCTCCCGCGACTTAGTCTCAATATCAAGCTGAAAGCTGAGGGAGTAACCTTGACCAtttcatgatgatcttgttgttgaagaagtttATGTAATCCTCAGAATGAGTTGGTATCTCTTTATCTCCTATTCGTATCAAAGCGCTGCCGAAGTGCTCCTATAGTAATCTGATCCAGCAGCTGTTGCATGTCCGTCTTGGGAGACTAAGAAATAGTCATGTCTGAGCAGACTCAAGGGTTTCTCTGACGCTCCGACATGCCGCAGAGGCCAAGTTGGAAAGTAGCTCGAACATGTTTCTTCTCTGATCTTAGAGTGCTTCTTTCGGTTATTCATAATGCAAATATTGGCAGGTAGATACTATCTAGTGTACAGGATTCAGGAGGTTTGGTGCCCCAAAAGCGCATCAAGGTTTCGTTCTATCCGGTTTATGAATCAACTCCCTTGATATTTCAAAGCTATAATTCTTAGAATCTTGTTCTATTCTTCCTTAAATATTCACAAAGGTGGAAAGTCGATAGTGTAGACACGGTGGCTCCGTGTAGTATCACTGTCACTAAAGTCGCATAACATGAACAGTCTCGTTGAAGGTAGAGAGAATGAAGATACTAAAGCCCATAGAGTTCAAATTCATTATCCACGTCGGCATTCAATATATACCTCATCAAACTTTAATATCATGCTGCCAGGACTGTATCGCTCCTATCTCTGTGACTCATTGTAACTGTCTTGCAATTATTTCATAGGCGAACAGAACTGTCAGCAATCTCACCACTAGCCCCGAATTCACAGCTCTTATGTTAATTATTTATCAACAAGAGCTTCTCTGGAACCGACATGGGTCGTTATTTTATAACAAGATAGCCGGTTAGGTTTGTTGTTGCCCAAACCCCATAATACACAAGTCATCCTCTGAATGGTGGCATTCAACCAAACATACCTGTTCATCATTTAGTGATTAATACATCCAGACATGACTGTTCTTAGTACCTCTCTAGGACAATGATTAAGAGTTGGCACACAGAAATGGTCAATTACCTAGTTCCTTGACTACAGAAAGGGTAGTAAATTAGAAGGTCAACGTTGAGCTCTCTTCTGTCATGAGGACTAAACAAAAACTAGAGAAACAGATGAATAAATGTAAGGAGGATTCCTATACTGCTATCAGACTCAAAAAAAAATGCAAAAAAAAGAATGTTTAGCAATTGCACGTTTCGATCGTGCGACCTCCGGGTTATGAGCCCGGCTGGGATGAGTTAGCTTTGTAGATTTTGATGGAGCTTGTTGAACATACCGCGCTTCCACTGCGCCAAATTGCTTTCTTTGGTGGCAACAAGCTGCAAATTTCAACCTATATAGTTCACCTTCTAGGGCTGGATACTGGACAGCATATCGATACCATATTTGGATTTGGCAACACACAATATCGCATATGTCAAGAGACTGAGACTAGTAGATTTAATAGTAGTACATGGTCTGGAAAAGTCCAACTTAATACTAAGATCTGATTACGGTGTGCCACCATGCTTGCCCTCCGTTATGGCAATACATAGCACATTGATGTTTTGGGGTGTCTTGCGCATATCCAGCCCCCAGAATCTGCACATGTGAAATTGCATGGTTGAGCACGAACAATTGGAATGAATAGTAAGAATGAAATTTATGCCGTAATCATCGCCCTAATTCACCCTAATTCATGCTTTCACTTCGCATGCCTTTCcttccattcatcatcacgacTGGGCGAAGCCCGCCTTTCACCTCAGACGCTCATGCAATGCACCCCTGCGTATACTCATTTCCACGGCTTTGTGCTCCTCAGTTGAACAGCAGTACCAATGCTTTTTGACTGCGAATGTACGATGCTTGAACGCCTGCGGTTTCCAAGCGGCAAGCAGGCATATATGCTAGATACTCAGTGTCTCtgcctcatcatcggcgacaCTCATTGCCTCATTGCTTACATGCTCTCGAGCTAACatgatctccttctcattcaGCACCCTTTATTTAAGGAATAGGTCCCCAACGCCGTTCCTCAATGTCCTCGTTCTATCTACGTGGTCAAGGCCGAGGTAATCGTCTTCCCCTTGTATGAAACTTGATAGCACATCATCTTGAGGCATGCTGTTAGTTACATATCAAGTTAAATGCAAAAAGATGACACTTACCGTCATTGAGATATTGGGGTTTTGAGTAATTGGCTCGTCGCACAACAgcgatcttgatcttctcaaagctcTTGCCTTTGATTCCGGTTCGCTTCTCCAATCGCTTCTTGGTGTCTGCAAAGGTCTCGCCCTATCACTATGTTAATACATTGATGTGTCTCGCTATTTAAAGGCACTCACCTCGATGACTAGAAACTTGAACGGCACGCCATGAACGCGGCTAACGTCGTTGTGGAAGTGGAAGACATGAATAAAATGAGTATCGTCGGCGTTGAGCTCCTCTTGAGGAATTCGTTCCGCATAGATCTTCGCAAACTCATTCAGGTTAATAACGGGGTGTTCGCGTAGAGGCTCGCGGTAGAAGCGGTTGGAGCTAGTTTCGTAGATGCGGATTCTTCCACCCTCCGCTTCACTTGGTATTTGCGCCTTTCTTATCAAAACCTCGACTAAATCGTCAATAGTTCCTGTTTTAGGGACGAGTAGGTCGTATGTATCCTGCATACACCGTTAGCCGCATTGtcgaaagatgatgagactcAAAAATACCTCTTTGGTGATGCCTTCACTCAGCAGATTGAccttgatgctcttcttggtgtcGAGTTCTGTTAAACTCATTTCAAGAACTTCAAAATAAAAGGCATCGTCTCTCTGAGTAGAATTAAGAGCAGTTGAACCCATAGGGCTGAGAATCTGTCGCAGTGTTGGGTTTGCTCCCCGCCTAACCGGCGTCTTGGGGTTTTGCGTTGAGGCATTCACTGTCCAAAACCGAATATGTGTCGGGTTCACATCCAAATACGCGCCAACACGCTCCGAAAGCGTATCATAAGTTATCTTAGTGTTAAGCACGAGATCAAATGGGGGATACTGCGCCTGGTCACATCGAGTGGGATGCGGGTGGAACTTAACGGTTCGCCTGTTCTCGAGGAAATCGTAGTATTCACGCGCATCCTCGAAATGATCAGATGTGTTACTTCTGAAAACATGTAAgtaaatgaatgaatggccCGCATTGTACACTGTAGCAACATACGTTTCTTGCGAAATCTTTTCACCGACGCGCTTCTCGACACCGGCCTTGGTGCGTTGGAAGCAGATAATGTCTCCGTCTTGCAATTCGGCAACCTTCAGCGACTGCTTGGGCTTGAGAGGTTCAATCATAGTAGGCTTAATCTCCTATTCTGAGTTAGTTACCGTCGGTCGTCCAACGCCAGTAGTTTTCTTACCTCCCAAAGCAgaagcttctcctcggcAGGTAGCTTCTCGCCCCATCCCATTTTCTTCAGGATCATTGGTAGCAGTTCTTCGActttcttgtccttggaaATGTAGACATGGCCGACACCCCGTAGTGTCTGGGCGTCGATATCGAAGTGCTTAAGGAGAAGTAAGATGGTGTCATTCTTAACGATAACACCATTGGGCTGACTCTGGTAGGATGGCCAGATTGGCTCTCCGTCAGCATCGACTTCCTCGGCAACTTCAGCCCACACTCGTAAACTAGCATCTCTGTGGGCAGCGGAACGGGAGAAAGTCTCGTCGACTGTAGGCCGCAGATCCATGATGGGTTGGTCAGGGCGGACAGTCTTATTCTGTCGATTGACCATAAGCCAAAGCCGTACCCTTCGTGGATCTTCGCCCATATCTGATGCAACTTGCGCAACAAACTCCTCCATGGTCATCGCGCGACGCACGCGGTAGAACTTTGGTGCAGCGGGATCCTCAGGCTTTGCATCAAATTGACACAAATCTGTGCCGCCAAATTGTTGAAACGAGTAATCAGTGATAACCTTAGCCCACATATACAGATGCGCCTCTCGCTGTTCTTTCTTGCGGGCTTCCCGCTGAACAGTCTCTTCCTCAAATTTTTGCCCTACGGTGGTTAGCAAGGAGACAAAGGAAGAACGCCAAAATACTTACTGAGATGAAGCGGAATATGATCCTTGGTAACCGGACACAGGATATCATCTATACGAGATTGGCGGATATACACCAACATGTATGCGCTGTTTTGACGCATAATGGGAGCCTTCTTTTGCACAGGCGCACGCGGGTAACCGTTGGAGGTTTGATACTCTCCACCAAAATTCTCTTCCAACACTTCGCGCATCGTCGCCTTGGTGACCTTATCATCGTCGTACTTGTAGAACCATCCGTCCTTTTCGGGCTTCAAAAATGCATAGTAATGACCTGCGTTCAGATCACCACTGTGAACTAGAACGCTGTGAAGCTGATACGTCCATGGAACAGATTTGTCGGCATCCTCGGATAGGTACGGCGCAGCATCAAAAAACTCGGGGAACTCATATCGATcattgatcttcatcatggtgtCGCGCTGGATATCGTACTCAAAGCGCTTCAACTGTAGGTGGAGTACGTCAGGAAAGCTGTTGAAAATGACACCTTTGTTCGCATCCTGGAGCTTGTACTGATCACCAGCAAAGTATTGGTTTTCTCCATCCATCTTTTCGACCTGAACGTAGTCCTCAAAACTCTCGAGCAGATGCTTGTTACCGCTGACATTCAGCTGAATGTCCCAAAAGTCCTCGATTCGGCTGGACTCATAGTCGACGTTGATACATGAGATGTatgtcttgatcttgccacTGAACATTTCTGGCAGGACGTTCTCCGATGCAGTTCCCTTCATCTTGTCTTCCATCCTCTCCATGAGCTTACGTGAAAACTCCTGCACGTCCTGTTGTTCGAAGATATGTCGCGTGTCCCAGCCGAAAGATTTCGTGAGCTCCGTGGTTCCAACTGCCTGGTCTGACGTTTGTAACTGGTAGAAAAGTCGTTGCAGTGTATAAGCACTGTTGGTCATACTGGGGTCGGCCTCCGTAGGAATTTCGTAGATAGCCTATAGAAGTCAGCTGCTGGTATGCAAGAGAACAGCTAAGAGATACTACCTTTCTGAACTTGTTTGTGAAATAGAGTGATTGCATCAAGGAATTCAGATAGCAGGTGGCACCCTGATTCTTGAGTCCAACATACCCTGTCTCCTTCTTGGAATCGTAGTTGGCGAAGTTGTGCCACAAAACACCCGTCTCATCCTCGACAAGGCGAAGATAGGCGGTGATGTTGGCAGTATCATTTTCGCAGAGGGGACGGCTGCTGCCCTCCCATGGTACATTAAACATTCGGCGGTGCTCAACAAATCGAGTGAAACCCCAatcaccttcttccttcgtGAATCGATGGTGGGCAGTGTGATGGACATATAGGCTGGGGTCGTTCGGGTTCCATAGGACGAGCGCAAATTGAACACAGCAGCTCCAGTTATCGGGAACGCTATCAGCGTCGAAGCCATGTTCAAGATAAATAGAGCATTGGTCGATATTGTTGCCGTGTGGGAAAAGCAGAATTCGCCTGTAGGAGTGGAACGTCAGCATTCAGAGCAACGGCAGTTCCGGGATTAACTTGGGCGCACCATGGGAAGCCACCTGCGTGGAAAATAGGACCATGTTCCTTCTTATTCAAGCTTCGCCAGTTTTCGACAGTCCATGTGTATTCATAGTCTCCAAGTATTTTCGGTTCATCGATGAGGGGTGGAAGACAGAGCTCTCTCATGGCTTCATCTAGAGGCGTCACAGTTAGCCAAATAGTTTCAGGAAGGGTGGTCACGACAGAAAACATATGATGCCTAGGGTCTGCACCAAACGAAAAGAGTCAATGGGATAGTGGAAGGAGTACGCACGGTCGTTGGCCATGGGCAGATCTTGCAGCTGGTCGACTTCGCTTTGTTCGAGGTTATCGGGATTTATGATGGCGACCTTCTCTGGCTCGTTGGCCACGCCGATATAATCGTCCGTGTCCATGACCATGTCGTTGGGTGAGTTGATATCGTGAGTCTGCAGCAGATTGCGACGGTCAGCGTTGATTCCTGAGCGAAAGCACAGGCGGCGATGAAACGAGGTCATGATGTCGGCATCGGGAGTGACTGGGGTTAGTGTGGGTGGTGAGGGGCAGCTGGTAGGCTATTGGAGGTGATGATGTCTTCAGGGCACTAGGTAGAGAAGTCTGCGCAATGCTTCATGTCAAGAAGATGTGGTAAGGTCAAATCGAAGTTGCATAATATGTGACGATCGCAGTGCCAGGAGGATGACGCAGCTGTGTTGATGGGACCGCCCGAGTTGCTCTCCAGCGACCATGGCAGGCGCGGCAAGCTGCATGGACCAAGATTGCACGGGAAGGGGCAGCAGCGACTGGAACGTACCATTTTGAAGAAGCTGCGACCGAGGCGGAAGAATCGGTGACGTTAAGGCAGGCACCCGAGAGAGTAGATAAACCTCACGATATAAAGACAGGCGTAGCAGTAGCAGAACAGAGCAACTTAACCAATGCAGGCGCTTCAGCCAAAGCTCGACGATGTCGAGTGGCGCAAAGGGCAGGGAATAAGAGACCAAGTACTGCCGCGAGCAAAAATATTATTCTCCAAAAAAAGAGAGCTCGGAGCTGGAGCGCAACGCAAGGCAGTGAATGCGATGCAAGGCAAGCAAGGCAGGGCAATGCAAGGTATGCTATGCTATGACGATCGGGGACGACGAGTTCTGCACtgttaaagaaaaaaagagtaGAGCGGTCGGTTATGTCAGTAAAAGACAATGCCCACAACTCAGGTCCTAAGCCCCTAGACCTCTCAAATTCGAGGTCAAGTCAGGTCGCGTCTaaacaaagagaagaggctgtAGTTTGGAGGATAAAACGAAACTGGGAGAAAGGAGTGtgaggtgagtgagtgagtgagtttgGATCCAATGCCTTGCATCGATAGGCAGAGAGAGCCAGTAGTAATCAATCATTCAGCGGGAACAAGAGTTGTGCGAGACTTCAGGCTTGACGAGAGTGGTGAGGCGATGGCTCGCAAATGTTGTCACGCGACTTGTTATTTGCGGGCAAATGCACTATAAATGCTGTACTACTTTAACAGACGACAGTCACGCCAAGCGTCATCAGGTCACCCCGCCAATGACGTTGTCAGTCTTTCATAGCCAAAGGCTAAGTTCGAGTCTTTGTCAGATAAATCATGCCTACCTAAGGTCTTGATGGCTTGCACCTCCATTGAGGATGCATGCAACGAGTGAGCTGGCAAATATAGGCGGTCTGACGCAAGCTGGGACACATATTCATTTGTGATTTCCATATCGTTTTTCAGCTTTGCAATACGGAGCTGATATGCTTTGGTTGACATGTTCATAGATCCATGTTATAAAGTTCTACCTTATTAGCTTGGGTGGTACTTGGAAGCAACAGTTTGAATTGACAAAGCGTGCGTCAGCATGCTTCCCCTAAAAGGGACAAACTTCGTAATTGATCAAACACGACTTGTTATTTCCCTTTACCCCATTTTTGGACAGATATTCAGACCATATGAAATACTCACGAGCCGTTACAGCTCATTGCCACAAGGCAACAATCAGACGCCACAGCCACCTGAATAGACCCAGGAAGCTACCCTAAATTCTTACAACAAAACATGGAATGATGGGTTGTCATGGACATGACTcctataaataaatagtcaCATATCTCAAACAGCACCATCTACAGCTTCACAGCTTGTGCTAAGCTTATCAGCCTCAGAACTCAGTCGTGACCAGGGTAAACCCAAACGGAAACCTCTCCTCCTTCCTGCAACCCACCATTTTGGGCGGGCCGGTATCGCCAACAAGATGTGGGGTAAAACTCCAATCCCGTTCCTGGGCAGCAGGTATCGAGTCACTCGCCCAAAGCTTCCTTCCCACCGAGACGGCGTATGCGGACTGTCCTCCTTTCCCTCCAAAAATCTATACTCTCCTCTTTCAAACGCAGAACATCATCTGAAAGCACACCATATGCTTACGCCAACTGATTGGGCTCAACGAATCAACCTATACTGACTTCGATTCATCTTCGCATGTGCCTGTGACGACATGCCACCCATCGCCCTGCGACAGAGCAGGCGATGTAAACTGACAGATCCGCGCCCTTACCTGGCGAATATTCCCCGTACCTCCTATACGAACGTTCAGTTTCGCGCTGGTACAAACGCATCATGGCGTCCTGTTTCTATTCTTGACGAGTATGTAATTTTCTTCTATGAATGCTGGTTGCAAAAGTTAACTCATGATGCCTTCAGCTGGGTCGCGAAAGAAGCTCGCCCTATCAGTCTCCGCCAGCTTATGGTTTTTGGCCGCTCTCTTACAGAATCTCGTTTGATAAGCTCGGCTAACTATGTTCGCACCGAATTGCCCACACGGTAAGTATTGAGAAGCTTCGCAGAGAATAAAGAGATCTGACATGTGATTAGAATTGCGCACCGAATCCGAGATATGCAACGTTTACCCTATGTCGTTACTACGAACTCGCATATTAAAGAGGTTTACGACCTCTACTACCACGCCTTCGACACATTTCGCAAAGTGAAAGAGGTTAAAACACTGGAGGATAATGACAAGCTGTGCGAACTCATCAGCCATAATCTAAGGGGGCACTTGACTGTGATACCGAAGCTTGCTATGGGAATCCTAGAATGCGGTGGTCTTATGAGTCCTCAAGATCTGGATAGCTTCATGAACACCATTCTTAGATCCGTACGGTGCCCATTCTTACACGGCTGGTGATTTACTGACATAGAGCAGCGCATTTCTAGACGTGTCATCGCTGAGCAGCATCTTTCACTGACAGAAACCTACAACTCCCCCAACTTCTCTCCCGGAGCCAAACTTTCCGAGTCCGACTTCATCGGCGAAGTGTTTATCAAATGTTATGCTAAGGATGTTGTCGAGCGCTGTTCCAAAGCCATCACCATTCTTGCACGGACAACGAATGGCCCTGACGTCCAGATTCCCGAAATCACAGTTGATGGCCATCTCGATGCCTCTTTTCCTTACATTCTAAGTCATCTCGAGTACATCATTGGCGAGCTCCTCCGCAACTCTGTCCAGGCCGTCATTGATCGACATCAGAGGATCCATTCGGACCCTGACAGTGTGAAGCCCCCTCCCGTGGAGATAACCATCTGTGAGAACCAGCAGCATGTTATCATCCGCATCTGCGACCGTGGTGGTGGTATCCCTCGTGCTGAATTGCCACATCTCTGGTCTTTCAGCAAGGGTCCGCAAAGTCAAAGGCGTCTCGAGAATCTTGCGCAGGTACCCAAGATGGCAGCAACGATGCAGGAGCTTCACGTAGAGGAGGAATTGGGGCGTGCAGATTTGAAAGCACCCCCATATCAAAGTTCGTTATCATCTCTCACCAGTCGGCCGCCCAACCTGCGTCTCGGCATGGGGTTACCTCTGAGCCGTGTCTATGCTGAGTATTGGGCGGGGAATCTTGACTTGCATAGCCTCGAGGGCTACGGAACGGATGTCTTCCTGCAGATTTCGCGACTTGGAAACAAGAACGAGCAACTGACGACGCGGGCTAGCATGGACGCCTTATAGCACTCGGGATCTGGGGTAATGTCCTAGACGGAAAGACTGAGGTTGACTTGAAATCTGTAGTGATTTCAGTATTGTACTCAGAGGACACTATATTTCTTTTTGGGTATGAATTCTGTCAGCTTGACTTAGAGCATGGAGTTTGGTGGCTGTTTCTCGCGGTTCACAATGGGTCAATGGGTCTGTTGCAACATCTCATGGATTATTGGATAGCAGTCAGAGGGTTTATGCAATTGATTAAAACCTTCGAATCTCAAACTGGTATCATAAAATGTTGTGATTGAAATTACATCGAAACTAAAATGTGCCTAGCTGAGAGAAAGGGCTCTAGTAAAAGGTGG
Coding sequences within it:
- a CDS encoding hypothetical protein (BUSCO:EOG092606AJ~MEROPS:MER0002179) produces the protein MTSFHRRLCFRSGINADRRNLLQTHDINSPNDMVMDTDDYIGVANEPEKVAIINPDNLEQSEVDQLQDLPMANDHEAMRELCLPPLIDEPKILGDYEYTWTVENWRSLNKKEHGPIFHAGGFPWRILLFPHGNNIDQCSIYLEHGFDADSVPDNWSCCVQFALVLWNPNDPSLYVHHTAHHRFTKEEGDWGFTRFVEHRRMFNVPWEGSSRPLCENDTANITAYLRLVEDETGVLWHNFANYDSKKETGYVGLKNQGATCYLNSLMQSLYFTNKFRKAIYEIPTEADPSMTNSAYTLQRLFYQLQTSDQAVGTTELTKSFGWDTRHIFEQQDVQEFSRKLMERMEDKMKGTASENVLPEMFSGKIKTYISCINVDYESSRIEDFWDIQLNVSGNKHLLESFEDYVQVEKMDGENQYFAGDQYKLQDANKGVIFNSFPDVLHLQLKRFEYDIQRDTMMKINDRYEFPEFFDAAPYLSEDADKSVPWTYQLHSVLVHSGDLNAGHYYAFLKPEKDGWFYKYDDDKVTKATMREVLEENFGGEYQTSNGYPRAPVQKKAPIMRQNSAYMLVYIRQSRIDDILCPVTKDHIPLHLRQKFEEETVQREARKKEQREAHLYMWAKVITDYSFQQFGGTDLCQFDAKPEDPAAPKFYRVRRAMTMEEFVAQVASDMGEDPRRVRLWLMVNRQNKTVRPDQPIMDLRPTVDETFSRSAAHRDASLRVWAEVAEEVDADGEPIWPSYQSQPNGVIVKNDTILLLLKHFDIDAQTLRGVGHVYISKDKKVEELLPMILKKMGWGEKLPAEEKLLLWEEIKPTMIEPLKPKQSLKVAELQDGDIICFQRTKAGVEKRVGEKISQETSNTSDHFEDAREYYDFLENRRTVKFHPHPTRCDQAQYPPFDLVLNTKITYDTLSERVGAYLDVNPTHIRFWTVNASTQNPKTPVRRGANPTLRQILSPMGSTALNSTQRDDAFYFEVLEMSLTELDTKKSIKVNLLSEGITKEDTYDLLVPKTGTIDDLVEVLIRKAQIPSEAEGGRIRIYETSSNRFYREPLREHPVINLNEFAKIYAERIPQEELNADDTHFIHVFHFHNDVSRVHGVPFKFLVIEGETFADTKKRLEKRTGIKGKSFEKIKIAVVRRANYSKPQYLNDACLKMMCYQVSYKGKTITSALTT
- a CDS encoding hypothetical protein (EggNog:ENOG41), whose product is MVFGRSLTESRLISSANYVRTELPTRIAHRIRDMQRLPYVVTTNSHIKEVYDLYYHAFDTFRKVKEVKTLEDNDKLCELISHNLRGHLTVIPKLAMGILECGGLMSPQDLDSFMNTILRSRISRRVIAEQHLSLTETYNSPNFSPGAKLSESDFIGEVFIKCYAKDVVERCSKAITILARTTNGPDVQIPEITVDGHLDASFPYILSHLEYIIGELLRNSVQAVIDRHQRIHSDPDSVKPPPVEITICENQQHVIIRICDRGGGIPRAELPHLWSFSKGPQSQRRLENLAQVPKMAATMQELHVEEELGRADLKAPPYQSSLSSLTSRPPNLRLGMGLPLSRVYAEYWAGNLDLHSLEGYGTDVFLQISRLGNKNEQLTTRASMDAL